The Camelina sativa cultivar DH55 chromosome 14, Cs, whole genome shotgun sequence genome includes a window with the following:
- the LOC104740029 gene encoding peptidyl-prolyl cis-trans isomerase E-like, translated as MAAVQQQQAMQKNTLYVGGLADEVNESILHAAFIPFGDIKDVKTPLDQANQKHRSFGFVTFLEREDASAAMDNMDGAELYGRVLTVNYALPEKIKGGEQGWAAHPLWADADTWFERQQQEKEMLKIQAENKAAMETAEELHRKKLAQDRQGEMEEDTDIKDDPMARAEADALNNGNA; from the exons ATGGCGGCAGTACAACAGCAGCAAGCGATGCAGAAGAACACGTTGTATGTAGGAGGTTTAGCTGATGAGGTCAACGAATCGATACTTCACGCTGCGTTTATACCTTTCGGCGATATCAAAGACGTGAAGACGCCTTTGGATCAAGCGAATCAGAAGCATAGATCCTTCGGGTTTGTTACTTTTCTCGAGAGAGAAGACGCTTCTGCTGCTATGGATAATATGGATGGAGCTGAGCTCTACGGTCGTGTTCTCACTGTTAATTATGCTCTTCCTGAGAAAATCAAGGGTGGTGAACAGGGTTGGGCTGCACATCCAc ttTGGGCAGATGCAGACACATGGTTTGAGAGGCAGCAACAGGAGAAGGAAATGCTGAAGATCCAAGCTGAGAACAAGGCTGCCATGGAGACTGCTGAGGAACTTCACAGGAAGAAATTGGCACAAGACCGACAAGGTGAGATGGAAGAAGATACAGATATCAAAGATGATCCTATGGCTAGAGCCGAGGCTGATGCTCTAAACAATGGCAATGCCTAA
- the LOC104740030 gene encoding probable 6-phosphogluconolactonase 1: protein MALTWTHKDRGEIRVHENLQELSIDLVDYIAEISEASIKEHGAFCIVLSGGSLISLMGKLIEPPYDKIIDWAKWYVFWADERVVAKSHDDSNYKLAKDNLLSKVFVFPRHICSINDTVSAEEAAAEYEFAIRQMVRTRTVAASDNSDCPKFDLILLGMGSDGHVASLFPNHPALVVKDDWVTFLTDSPKPPPERITFTLPVINSAANVVVVATGESKANAIHLAIDDLPKQESSLSLPARLVHPSNGNLIWFMDKPAGSKLDKV from the exons ATGGCACTTACTTGGACTCATAAGGACAGAGgagaaattagggttcatgAGAATTTGCAGGAGCTAAGCATAGACTTGGTAGATTATATAGCTGAGATATCAGAAGCATCAATTAAAGAGCATGGTGCTTTCTGCATTGTGTTGTCAGGAGGCTCTCTCATTAGTTTGATGGG AAAATTGATCGAGCCACCTTACGACAAGATTATAGATTGGGCGAAATGGTATGTCTTTTGGGCGGATGAGCGCGTAGTAGCTAAGAGTCATGACGATAGCAACTACAAACTCGCCAAGGACAATCTCCTCTCCAAG gTCTTTGTGTTTCCGAGACATATATGTTCGATTAACGACACAGTTTCGGCGGAGGAAGCTGCAGCAGAGTATGAGTTCGCCATCAGGCAGATGGTGAGAACAAGAACTGTGGCTGCGTCTGATAATAGTGACTGCCCCAAGTTTGATCTGATCTTGCTTGGGATGGGATCGGATGGGCATGTAGCCTCGCTCTTCCCGAACCATCCAGCACTTGTGGTGAAGGACGATTGGGTCACTTTCCTAACTGACTCTCCCAAACCGCCACCAGAGAGAATCACATTCACTTTGCCCGTCATTAACTCAGCTGCTAATGTTGTTGTAGTAGCAACAGGAGAATCCAAAGCCAATGCTATCCACTTAGCTATCGATGATTTGCCCAAACAAGAGAGCTCTTTGTCCCTGCCTGCAAGGCTAGTCCACCCAAGCAATGGGAATCTGATCTGGTTTATGGATAAACCAGCGGGGTCTAAACTTGACAAGGTTTAA